The Coffea arabica cultivar ET-39 chromosome 9e, Coffea Arabica ET-39 HiFi, whole genome shotgun sequence genome has a window encoding:
- the LOC113710284 gene encoding twinkle homolog protein, chloroplastic/mitochondrial-like isoform X2: MLLFPCQCKGGDSMEKSLSLFITQEGDAAMWTCFRAKCGWKGSTRAFADGKSTYGNLSMISKVKQPYREISEESLGLEPLSNELHKYFSERMISGETLRRNSVMQRRYGENQSVIAFTYWREGVLVSCKYRDSTKNFWQEINTEKIFYGLDDIKGASDIIIVEGEMDKLSMEEAGFKNCVSVPDGAPPKVSDKDLPAEEKDTKYQYLWNCKEYLKKASRIILATDGDPPGQALAEELARRLGRERCWRVRWPKKNDVEHFKDANEVLMFLGPGVLREVIENAELYPIRGLFNFKNFFVDIDAYYHQTLGYDLGVSTGWRALDQLYNVVPGELTVVTGVPNSGKSEWIDALLCNLNRRVGWKFAFCSMENRVRDHARKLLEKHVRKPFFDVRYGDSIERMGVEELEEGKVWLNETFYLIRCENDCLPNINWVLDLARAAVLRHGINGLVIDPYNELDHQRPVSQTETEYVSQMLTKIKRFAQHHSCHVWFVAHPRQLHHWVGGPPNLYDISGSAHFINKCDNGIVVHRNRDPEVGPIDQVQVCVRKVRNKVIGTIGEAWLSYNRVTGEYMDIDA; encoded by the exons ATGCTCCTATTCCCATGCCAG TGCAAAGGTGGTGATTCAATGGAGAAGAGCTTATCTCTTTTCATCACTCAGGAAGG TGATGCAGCTATGTGGACCTGCTTCCGGGCTAAATGTGGGTGGAAAGGAAGCACACGG GCCTTTGCTGATGGTAAGTCAACATATGGAAATCTGAGTATGATCTCCAAAGTCAAACAGCCATATAGAGAGATCTCAGAGGAGAGTTTGGGATTGGAACCTTTATCCAATGAG CTGCACAAATACTTTTCTGAGAGAATGATATCTGGGGAAACTTTAAGGAGGAACTCTGTGATGCAAAGAAGATATGGAGAAAATCAG AGTGTTATTGCATTTACCTACTGGAGGGAGGGAGTACTCGTAAGCTGCAAGTACCGGGATAGCACCAAAAACTTTTGGCAG GAGATCAACACTGAGAAGATATTCTATGGGCTAGATGATATAAAGGGAGCAAGTGATATCATTATT GTTGAGGGTGAAATGGACAAGCTTTCAATGGAAGAGGCTGGCTTCAAGAACTGTGTAAGCGTTCCTGATGGTGCACCGCCAAAAGTTTCAGATAAAGATTTGCCAGCTGAAGAAAAG GATACAAAGTACCAGTATCTATGGAACTGCAAGGAGTACCTAAAAAAG GCCTCTCGTATAATACTTGCGACAGATGGTGATCCACCTGGCCAAGCCTTAGCAGAAGAACTTGCACGCCGATTAGGAAGAGAAAG GTGCTGGCGAGTGAGATGGCCTAAGAAGAATGATGTTGAACATTTCAAAGATGCAAATGAG GTGCTTATGTTTTTGGGACCTGGTGTGCTGAGGGAAGTTATTGAAAATGCGGAGCTTTATCCGATAAGAGGATtattcaatttcaaaaatttttttgttgacATTGATGCTTATTATCATCAAACCCTTGGGTATGACCTTGGAGTGTCAACTGGATGGAGGGCTTTGGACCAGTTATACAAT GTTGTGCCAGGGGAATTGACTGTCGTTACTGGAGTTCCCAATTCAGGCAAAAGTGAGTGGATTGATGCTCTTTTGTGCAATCTTAACCGAAGAGTTGGCTGGAAATTTGCATTTTGTTCTATGGAAAACAGG GTACGGGACCATGCAAGAAAACTTTTGGAGAAGCATGTTAGGAAGCCATTCTTTGATGTGCG GTATGGGGATTCTATTGAAAGAATGGGCGTGGAGGAATTGGAAGAAGGAAAGGTGTGGCTCAACGAAACATTTTATCTGATTAG GTGCGAGAATGATTGCCTTCCAAATATAAACTGGGTTCTTGATCTTGCAAGAGCAGCTGTTCTCAGACATGGTATCAATGGTCTGGTTATTGATCCATACAATGAGCTTGATCATCAGCGCCCTGTTAGCCA GACTGAGACGGAGTATGTTAGTCAGATGCTAACAAAGATCAAAAGGTTTGCTCAACATCATTCATGTCATGTGTGGTTTGTTGCACATCCAAGACAG TTGCATCATTGGGTTGGCGGTCCGCCAAACTTATATGACATCAGCGGAAGTGCTCACTTTATAAACAAATGTGACAATGGGATTGTCGTTCACCGTAACAGGGATCCTGAGGTTGGCCCCATTGATCAAGTACAg GTTTGCGTGCGGAAAGTACGAAATAAAGTCATAGGAACCATAGGTGAAGCTTGGCTATCTTATAATAG GGTTACTGGTGAATACATGGACATTGATGCTTGA
- the LOC113710284 gene encoding twinkle homolog protein, chloroplastic/mitochondrial-like isoform X1 yields MHLVPRYKHLFNNSNNFIMAGSKHLVFLKSSLFFHTLTPPKAANFYSQTYPFTAKKLIFSTILAKPRSPIFCRKSRLSYTPHAPIPMPVSLETGEEDVIDSAELRFLRVKLEKLGLNSESCMPGQYNGLICPMCKGGDSMEKSLSLFITQEGDAAMWTCFRAKCGWKGSTRAFADGKSTYGNLSMISKVKQPYREISEESLGLEPLSNELHKYFSERMISGETLRRNSVMQRRYGENQSVIAFTYWREGVLVSCKYRDSTKNFWQEINTEKIFYGLDDIKGASDIIIVEGEMDKLSMEEAGFKNCVSVPDGAPPKVSDKDLPAEEKDTKYQYLWNCKEYLKKASRIILATDGDPPGQALAEELARRLGRERCWRVRWPKKNDVEHFKDANEVLMFLGPGVLREVIENAELYPIRGLFNFKNFFVDIDAYYHQTLGYDLGVSTGWRALDQLYNVVPGELTVVTGVPNSGKSEWIDALLCNLNRRVGWKFAFCSMENRVRDHARKLLEKHVRKPFFDVRYGDSIERMGVEELEEGKVWLNETFYLIRCENDCLPNINWVLDLARAAVLRHGINGLVIDPYNELDHQRPVSQTETEYVSQMLTKIKRFAQHHSCHVWFVAHPRQLHHWVGGPPNLYDISGSAHFINKCDNGIVVHRNRDPEVGPIDQVQVCVRKVRNKVIGTIGEAWLSYNRVTGEYMDIDA; encoded by the exons ATGCATCTTGTTCCTCGTTATAAGCACCTTTTCAACAACTCCAACAACTTCATCATGGCTGGCTCCAAACACTTGGTTTTTCTCAAGTCGTCCCTCTTCTTCCACACTCTTACACCACCCAAAGCAGCCAACTTTTACTCACAGACTTACCCTTTTACCGCTAAAAAACTCATCTTTTCCACCATTCTAGCAAAACCCAGATCCCCAATTTTTTGTAGAAAGTCTCGCTTGTCGTATACACCCCATGCTCCTATTCCCATGCCAG TGTCTTTGGAGACTGGAGAGGAAGATGTAATTGATTCAGCAGAATTGAGGTTCTTGAGGGTTAAGTTGGAGAAGCTTGGTCTTAATTCTGAATCTTGTATGCCGGGGCAGTACAATGGTCTGATTTGTCCGATG TGCAAAGGTGGTGATTCAATGGAGAAGAGCTTATCTCTTTTCATCACTCAGGAAGG TGATGCAGCTATGTGGACCTGCTTCCGGGCTAAATGTGGGTGGAAAGGAAGCACACGG GCCTTTGCTGATGGTAAGTCAACATATGGAAATCTGAGTATGATCTCCAAAGTCAAACAGCCATATAGAGAGATCTCAGAGGAGAGTTTGGGATTGGAACCTTTATCCAATGAG CTGCACAAATACTTTTCTGAGAGAATGATATCTGGGGAAACTTTAAGGAGGAACTCTGTGATGCAAAGAAGATATGGAGAAAATCAG AGTGTTATTGCATTTACCTACTGGAGGGAGGGAGTACTCGTAAGCTGCAAGTACCGGGATAGCACCAAAAACTTTTGGCAG GAGATCAACACTGAGAAGATATTCTATGGGCTAGATGATATAAAGGGAGCAAGTGATATCATTATT GTTGAGGGTGAAATGGACAAGCTTTCAATGGAAGAGGCTGGCTTCAAGAACTGTGTAAGCGTTCCTGATGGTGCACCGCCAAAAGTTTCAGATAAAGATTTGCCAGCTGAAGAAAAG GATACAAAGTACCAGTATCTATGGAACTGCAAGGAGTACCTAAAAAAG GCCTCTCGTATAATACTTGCGACAGATGGTGATCCACCTGGCCAAGCCTTAGCAGAAGAACTTGCACGCCGATTAGGAAGAGAAAG GTGCTGGCGAGTGAGATGGCCTAAGAAGAATGATGTTGAACATTTCAAAGATGCAAATGAG GTGCTTATGTTTTTGGGACCTGGTGTGCTGAGGGAAGTTATTGAAAATGCGGAGCTTTATCCGATAAGAGGATtattcaatttcaaaaatttttttgttgacATTGATGCTTATTATCATCAAACCCTTGGGTATGACCTTGGAGTGTCAACTGGATGGAGGGCTTTGGACCAGTTATACAAT GTTGTGCCAGGGGAATTGACTGTCGTTACTGGAGTTCCCAATTCAGGCAAAAGTGAGTGGATTGATGCTCTTTTGTGCAATCTTAACCGAAGAGTTGGCTGGAAATTTGCATTTTGTTCTATGGAAAACAGG GTACGGGACCATGCAAGAAAACTTTTGGAGAAGCATGTTAGGAAGCCATTCTTTGATGTGCG GTATGGGGATTCTATTGAAAGAATGGGCGTGGAGGAATTGGAAGAAGGAAAGGTGTGGCTCAACGAAACATTTTATCTGATTAG GTGCGAGAATGATTGCCTTCCAAATATAAACTGGGTTCTTGATCTTGCAAGAGCAGCTGTTCTCAGACATGGTATCAATGGTCTGGTTATTGATCCATACAATGAGCTTGATCATCAGCGCCCTGTTAGCCA GACTGAGACGGAGTATGTTAGTCAGATGCTAACAAAGATCAAAAGGTTTGCTCAACATCATTCATGTCATGTGTGGTTTGTTGCACATCCAAGACAG TTGCATCATTGGGTTGGCGGTCCGCCAAACTTATATGACATCAGCGGAAGTGCTCACTTTATAAACAAATGTGACAATGGGATTGTCGTTCACCGTAACAGGGATCCTGAGGTTGGCCCCATTGATCAAGTACAg GTTTGCGTGCGGAAAGTACGAAATAAAGTCATAGGAACCATAGGTGAAGCTTGGCTATCTTATAATAG GGTTACTGGTGAATACATGGACATTGATGCTTGA
- the LOC113710284 gene encoding twinkle homolog protein, chloroplastic/mitochondrial-like isoform X3: protein MEKSLSLFITQEGDAAMWTCFRAKCGWKGSTRAFADGKSTYGNLSMISKVKQPYREISEESLGLEPLSNELHKYFSERMISGETLRRNSVMQRRYGENQSVIAFTYWREGVLVSCKYRDSTKNFWQEINTEKIFYGLDDIKGASDIIIVEGEMDKLSMEEAGFKNCVSVPDGAPPKVSDKDLPAEEKDTKYQYLWNCKEYLKKASRIILATDGDPPGQALAEELARRLGRERCWRVRWPKKNDVEHFKDANEVLMFLGPGVLREVIENAELYPIRGLFNFKNFFVDIDAYYHQTLGYDLGVSTGWRALDQLYNVVPGELTVVTGVPNSGKSEWIDALLCNLNRRVGWKFAFCSMENRVRDHARKLLEKHVRKPFFDVRYGDSIERMGVEELEEGKVWLNETFYLIRCENDCLPNINWVLDLARAAVLRHGINGLVIDPYNELDHQRPVSQTETEYVSQMLTKIKRFAQHHSCHVWFVAHPRQLHHWVGGPPNLYDISGSAHFINKCDNGIVVHRNRDPEVGPIDQVQVCVRKVRNKVIGTIGEAWLSYNRVTGEYMDIDA from the exons ATGGAGAAGAGCTTATCTCTTTTCATCACTCAGGAAGG TGATGCAGCTATGTGGACCTGCTTCCGGGCTAAATGTGGGTGGAAAGGAAGCACACGG GCCTTTGCTGATGGTAAGTCAACATATGGAAATCTGAGTATGATCTCCAAAGTCAAACAGCCATATAGAGAGATCTCAGAGGAGAGTTTGGGATTGGAACCTTTATCCAATGAG CTGCACAAATACTTTTCTGAGAGAATGATATCTGGGGAAACTTTAAGGAGGAACTCTGTGATGCAAAGAAGATATGGAGAAAATCAG AGTGTTATTGCATTTACCTACTGGAGGGAGGGAGTACTCGTAAGCTGCAAGTACCGGGATAGCACCAAAAACTTTTGGCAG GAGATCAACACTGAGAAGATATTCTATGGGCTAGATGATATAAAGGGAGCAAGTGATATCATTATT GTTGAGGGTGAAATGGACAAGCTTTCAATGGAAGAGGCTGGCTTCAAGAACTGTGTAAGCGTTCCTGATGGTGCACCGCCAAAAGTTTCAGATAAAGATTTGCCAGCTGAAGAAAAG GATACAAAGTACCAGTATCTATGGAACTGCAAGGAGTACCTAAAAAAG GCCTCTCGTATAATACTTGCGACAGATGGTGATCCACCTGGCCAAGCCTTAGCAGAAGAACTTGCACGCCGATTAGGAAGAGAAAG GTGCTGGCGAGTGAGATGGCCTAAGAAGAATGATGTTGAACATTTCAAAGATGCAAATGAG GTGCTTATGTTTTTGGGACCTGGTGTGCTGAGGGAAGTTATTGAAAATGCGGAGCTTTATCCGATAAGAGGATtattcaatttcaaaaatttttttgttgacATTGATGCTTATTATCATCAAACCCTTGGGTATGACCTTGGAGTGTCAACTGGATGGAGGGCTTTGGACCAGTTATACAAT GTTGTGCCAGGGGAATTGACTGTCGTTACTGGAGTTCCCAATTCAGGCAAAAGTGAGTGGATTGATGCTCTTTTGTGCAATCTTAACCGAAGAGTTGGCTGGAAATTTGCATTTTGTTCTATGGAAAACAGG GTACGGGACCATGCAAGAAAACTTTTGGAGAAGCATGTTAGGAAGCCATTCTTTGATGTGCG GTATGGGGATTCTATTGAAAGAATGGGCGTGGAGGAATTGGAAGAAGGAAAGGTGTGGCTCAACGAAACATTTTATCTGATTAG GTGCGAGAATGATTGCCTTCCAAATATAAACTGGGTTCTTGATCTTGCAAGAGCAGCTGTTCTCAGACATGGTATCAATGGTCTGGTTATTGATCCATACAATGAGCTTGATCATCAGCGCCCTGTTAGCCA GACTGAGACGGAGTATGTTAGTCAGATGCTAACAAAGATCAAAAGGTTTGCTCAACATCATTCATGTCATGTGTGGTTTGTTGCACATCCAAGACAG TTGCATCATTGGGTTGGCGGTCCGCCAAACTTATATGACATCAGCGGAAGTGCTCACTTTATAAACAAATGTGACAATGGGATTGTCGTTCACCGTAACAGGGATCCTGAGGTTGGCCCCATTGATCAAGTACAg GTTTGCGTGCGGAAAGTACGAAATAAAGTCATAGGAACCATAGGTGAAGCTTGGCTATCTTATAATAG GGTTACTGGTGAATACATGGACATTGATGCTTGA